Proteins encoded by one window of Marixanthomonas sp. SCSIO 43207:
- the ettA gene encoding energy-dependent translational throttle protein EttA: MADDKKVIFSMSGVTKTFQSAQTPVLKNIYLSFFYGAKIGILGLNGSGKSTLLKIIAGKDQNYQGDVVFAPNYSVGMLEQEPELDEDKTVMEVVKEGVKEVVDVLDEYNKINDMFGLPEVYENPDKMQELMDKQAKLQDKIDATNAWELDTKLEIAMDALRTPEKDKKISVLSGGERRRVALCRLLLQEPDVLLLDEPTNHLDAESVHWLEHHLAQYKGTVIAVTHDRYFLDNVAGWILELDRGEGIPWKGNYSSWLDQKSKRMAQEQKQASKRQKTLERELEWVRMAPKGRQSKQKARLNNYDKLLSQDQNKLDDKLEIYIPNGPRLGTNVIEAKGVSKAFGDKLLYDDLNFKLPQAGIVGIIGPNGAGKTTIFKMIMGEIEPDKGTFEVGDTAKIAYVDQSHANIDPEKTIWQNFSDEQELVMMGGKQVNSRAYLSRFNFSGSEQNKKVSKLSGGERNRLHLAMTLKEEGNVLLLDEPTNDLDVNTLRALEEGLENFAGCAVVISHDRWFLDRICTHILAFEGNSEVYFFEGGFSDYEENKKKRLGGDVMPKRIKYKKLIR, encoded by the coding sequence ATGGCAGACGATAAAAAAGTGATTTTCTCAATGTCTGGTGTGACAAAAACTTTTCAAAGTGCACAAACACCAGTACTTAAAAATATTTACCTAAGTTTCTTTTATGGGGCAAAAATTGGAATTTTAGGTCTTAACGGAAGTGGTAAATCTACATTACTGAAGATTATCGCAGGTAAGGACCAAAACTACCAAGGTGACGTTGTTTTTGCTCCCAATTACAGCGTAGGAATGCTTGAGCAAGAGCCAGAACTTGATGAAGACAAAACTGTAATGGAAGTTGTAAAAGAAGGTGTTAAAGAAGTTGTTGATGTTCTAGATGAATACAACAAGATTAATGATATGTTTGGCTTACCAGAAGTTTATGAAAACCCTGATAAAATGCAGGAACTTATGGATAAACAAGCCAAGTTGCAAGATAAAATTGATGCAACCAATGCTTGGGAGCTGGACACCAAACTTGAAATAGCTATGGATGCCCTTCGTACCCCTGAAAAAGATAAGAAAATAAGTGTTCTTTCTGGGGGAGAGCGTCGCAGAGTAGCTTTATGTCGTTTATTATTACAAGAACCTGATGTTTTATTACTAGATGAGCCTACCAACCACTTAGATGCAGAAAGTGTACATTGGCTAGAGCATCACTTAGCACAATATAAAGGTACTGTTATTGCTGTTACTCACGACCGTTATTTCTTAGATAATGTAGCTGGATGGATATTAGAACTAGACCGCGGAGAAGGAATCCCTTGGAAAGGTAACTACTCATCTTGGCTAGATCAAAAATCTAAGCGCATGGCTCAAGAGCAAAAACAAGCTAGTAAACGTCAAAAGACACTAGAACGTGAACTTGAGTGGGTACGTATGGCTCCAAAAGGACGACAGTCTAAACAAAAAGCACGTTTAAATAACTATGATAAGTTATTAAGTCAAGACCAAAATAAGCTAGATGACAAGCTTGAAATTTATATTCCTAATGGGCCTCGATTAGGTACCAATGTGATTGAAGCCAAAGGAGTATCTAAAGCCTTTGGGGATAAGTTATTATATGATGACTTAAACTTTAAACTTCCACAAGCAGGGATTGTAGGTATTATTGGTCCAAACGGTGCTGGTAAAACCACCATATTTAAAATGATTATGGGTGAAATTGAACCTGATAAAGGAACTTTTGAAGTAGGTGATACAGCCAAAATTGCATACGTAGATCAATCACACGCCAATATAGATCCTGAAAAAACCATTTGGCAAAACTTTAGTGATGAACAAGAATTAGTGATGATGGGTGGTAAACAGGTAAATAGTCGTGCCTATTTAAGTAGGTTTAATTTTAGCGGTAGTGAACAGAATAAAAAAGTTTCTAAGTTGTCAGGAGGAGAGCGTAACCGTTTGCATTTGGCGATGACTTTAAAAGAAGAAGGAAACGTTTTATTACTAGATGAGCCTACAAACGATCTTGATGTTAACACATTACGTGCGCTTGAAGAAGGATTAGAAAACTTTGCCGGTTGCGCTGTTGTCATTTCTCACGACCGTTGGTTTTTAGACCGTATTTGTACTCACATTCTTGCTTTTGAAGGAAATAGTGAAGTTTATTTCTTTGAAGGAGGGTTTAGTGACTATGAAGAAAATAAGAAAAAACGTTTAGGAGGCGATGTAATGCCTAAACGAATTAAATATAAAAAACTTATTCGATAA
- a CDS encoding DinB family protein has product MSLEITTKTLLKKHLLGGEAFIPITEIISEIPFQKVGERPFSLPYSCYELLYHITYAQKDILDYCISADYKTPKWPDDYWPSKTAPENTIEWEQLQKKYIEDRKQLEHLIDDKELTTEVSSESKHTLLRELLLVIEHTAYHTGQLVVLARLLNQHSS; this is encoded by the coding sequence ATGAGTCTAGAGATTACAACAAAAACACTTCTTAAAAAACATCTATTGGGTGGTGAAGCTTTTATTCCTATTACTGAAATCATTTCAGAAATACCTTTTCAGAAAGTTGGAGAACGTCCTTTTTCATTGCCTTATTCTTGTTATGAATTGTTGTATCATATTACGTATGCACAAAAGGATATATTGGACTATTGTATTTCAGCAGATTATAAAACTCCCAAGTGGCCAGATGATTATTGGCCCAGTAAAACAGCTCCAGAAAATACGATAGAATGGGAGCAACTTCAGAAAAAATATATAGAAGACAGAAAACAATTAGAACATCTTATTGACGATAAAGAGTTAACAACAGAAGTTTCTTCAGAAAGTAAACATACTTTGCTAAGGGAACTATTGTTGGTGATAGAGCACACAGCGTATCATACTGGTCAACTAGTAGTATTAGCACGTTTGTTAAATCAACATTCAAGCTAA
- a CDS encoding acyl-CoA carboxylase subunit beta produces MNMTFNKNEDHNKLSVSDLKKKLTKVKLGGGQKRIEKHHAKGKMTARERIDYLLDNKKPSIEIGAFAGDGMYEEHGGCPSGGVVVKIGYVKGKQCIVVANDATVKAGAWFPITAKKNLRAQEISIENKLPIIYLVDSAGVYLPMQDEIFPDKEHFGRIFRNNAVMSSMGITQIAAVMGSCVAGGAYLPIMSDEALIVNKTGSIFLAGSYLVKAAIGESIENEELGGAKTHCEVSGVTDYKAEDDKDALETIQNIVSKIGDFDKAGFNREKAAKPKEDPKEIYGILPKSRTEQYDMREIIKRLVDDSDFEEYKEGYGQTILTGYARIDGWAVGIVANQRKLVKTTKAKTKPSEMQFGGVIYSDSADKATRFIANCNQKKIPLVFLQDVTGFMVGSKSEHGGIIKDGAKMVNAVSNSVVPKFTIVVGNSYGAGNYAMCGKAYDPRLIAAWPSAELAVMSGNSAAKVLLQIETASLKKQGKEITPEVEKELFDKIKKSYDEQISPYYAAARIWTDAVIDPLDTRKWISMGIEAANHAPIEKKFNMGVLQV; encoded by the coding sequence ATGAATATGACCTTTAACAAAAACGAAGACCACAATAAGTTATCTGTTTCAGATTTAAAAAAGAAACTAACCAAAGTAAAATTAGGAGGCGGTCAAAAACGAATTGAAAAACACCACGCCAAAGGAAAAATGACAGCCAGAGAGCGAATTGACTATCTGCTAGACAACAAAAAACCTAGTATTGAAATAGGCGCTTTTGCCGGCGATGGTATGTATGAAGAACACGGTGGTTGCCCAAGTGGTGGTGTAGTAGTAAAAATAGGTTACGTTAAAGGCAAGCAATGTATTGTTGTAGCAAATGACGCCACAGTAAAAGCCGGTGCTTGGTTTCCTATTACGGCAAAAAAGAATTTAAGAGCTCAAGAAATATCTATTGAAAACAAGCTACCAATTATCTATCTGGTAGATAGTGCCGGAGTGTATCTACCTATGCAAGATGAAATTTTTCCAGATAAAGAACACTTCGGAAGAATTTTCAGAAATAATGCTGTAATGAGTAGTATGGGTATTACTCAAATTGCAGCCGTGATGGGAAGCTGCGTAGCTGGTGGTGCCTACTTACCTATTATGAGTGATGAAGCTTTAATTGTAAATAAAACAGGAAGTATTTTTCTCGCCGGAAGTTATTTGGTAAAGGCAGCCATAGGAGAAAGTATTGAAAATGAAGAACTAGGTGGCGCCAAAACTCACTGTGAAGTAAGCGGGGTTACAGATTATAAAGCTGAAGATGATAAAGATGCTTTAGAAACAATTCAAAATATTGTTTCTAAAATTGGCGATTTTGATAAAGCCGGTTTTAACCGAGAAAAAGCTGCAAAACCCAAAGAAGATCCAAAAGAAATTTACGGAATTTTACCAAAATCCCGCACCGAACAATATGATATGCGCGAGATTATCAAACGTTTGGTTGATGATAGCGACTTTGAAGAATATAAAGAAGGGTATGGTCAAACTATCTTAACCGGTTATGCACGTATTGATGGATGGGCCGTAGGTATTGTTGCTAATCAACGTAAACTAGTAAAAACCACCAAGGCCAAGACAAAACCTAGTGAAATGCAGTTTGGCGGTGTGATTTATAGTGATAGTGCTGATAAAGCTACACGCTTTATTGCCAACTGTAATCAGAAAAAAATTCCATTGGTATTTTTACAAGATGTAACCGGTTTTATGGTAGGAAGTAAAAGTGAACACGGCGGAATTATAAAAGATGGAGCTAAAATGGTAAATGCTGTAAGTAACAGTGTGGTTCCAAAATTTACCATAGTAGTAGGAAATAGCTATGGTGCCGGAAATTACGCCATGTGCGGAAAAGCGTATGACCCTAGATTAATTGCAGCTTGGCCAAGCGCTGAACTAGCTGTAATGAGTGGTAATAGCGCTGCAAAAGTTTTACTACAAATAGAAACCGCTTCTCTTAAAAAGCAAGGAAAAGAAATTACACCAGAGGTAGAAAAAGAATTGTTTGATAAAATTAAAAAAAGTTATGACGAGCAGATTTCTCCATACTATGCAGCTGCCAGAATATGGACCGATGCCGTAATTGACCCACTAGACACTCGTAAATGGATTAGTATGGGCATTGAAGCTGCAAACCACGCTCCTATTGAAAAGAAATTTAATATGGGGGTTTTACAAGTATAA
- a CDS encoding AMP-binding protein translates to MELPFHTSFTFNGLQYETKDELYSFAETLQKEGDEYETHIGAFIINWLDDTTTITVKTSGSTGKPKKIHLPKQAMINSAKATASYFKLASNTSALLCLPANYIAGKMMLVRAMVMGWNLHVVAPEKDALTQYDNDYDFVAMVPYQVHHSIDALHKVKKLIIGGGPVSKELEAALQTVPTEVFATYGMTETITHIAVRRINGPARSEQFSALPNVKFSQDDRECLVISAPEISEEKVVTNDVVSLQSATSFTWLGRYDNVINSGGVKIFPEKVEESLSQFIEEPFIIASEKNNELGERVILVIESKAQTIPDYSQVFEKLTKYERPKKIVSLSQFPYTETGKVKRAALLELLQKYK, encoded by the coding sequence ATGGAACTGCCTTTTCATACATCATTTACTTTTAACGGGCTTCAATATGAAACCAAAGATGAGCTATACAGCTTTGCTGAAACGTTACAAAAAGAAGGTGATGAATATGAAACTCATATAGGTGCATTTATCATAAACTGGCTTGATGATACTACTACCATTACAGTAAAAACATCAGGCTCTACGGGAAAACCAAAAAAAATTCATTTGCCCAAACAAGCTATGATTAATAGCGCCAAAGCTACTGCTAGTTACTTTAAACTAGCTTCAAACACATCGGCATTACTTTGTTTACCGGCCAATTATATTGCCGGCAAAATGATGTTGGTGAGAGCAATGGTAATGGGTTGGAACTTGCACGTAGTTGCCCCAGAAAAAGATGCGCTCACTCAATATGACAATGATTATGACTTTGTAGCCATGGTTCCGTATCAAGTTCATCATTCAATAGACGCTTTACATAAAGTAAAAAAATTAATTATAGGCGGCGGACCGGTTTCTAAAGAGCTAGAAGCGGCTTTACAAACTGTTCCCACTGAAGTTTTTGCCACATACGGAATGACCGAAACCATCACTCATATTGCCGTAAGAAGGATTAATGGTCCCGCACGAAGCGAACAGTTTTCAGCTTTGCCTAATGTAAAATTTTCACAAGATGACCGAGAATGTTTAGTTATTTCGGCTCCCGAAATTTCAGAAGAAAAAGTTGTAACAAATGATGTGGTAAGTTTACAGTCGGCTACTTCATTTACTTGGCTAGGTCGATATGATAACGTGATTAATAGTGGAGGCGTAAAGATTTTTCCCGAAAAAGTTGAAGAGAGTCTATCACAATTTATAGAAGAACCGTTTATAATTGCTTCAGAAAAAAACAATGAGTTAGGTGAACGGGTTATCTTAGTTATAGAAAGCAAGGCTCAAACGATTCCTGATTACTCACAAGTTTTTGAAAAGCTTACAAAATATGAACGCCCCAAGAAAATTGTAAGTCTATCCCAATTTCCGTACACAGAAACCGGAAAAGTGAAACGAGCAGCTCTATTAGAACTTCTTCAGAAATATAAATAA
- a CDS encoding o-succinylbenzoate synthase → MKATHKKHTLNFKRPSGTSRGVLRTKETWFLILENNKKWGVGECGILRSLSIDDRPDYEEKLKWVCDNIEKGKEYLYHQLTEFPSIQIGVETAFASLQAQDPFQIFQSQFSTGKATIPINGLIWMGDKDFMKKQISEKLKEGFQCIKMKIGAIDFDTEIELLKSIRKEFSASEIELRVDANGAFNPSEALEKLKTLSELQLHSIEQPIKQGQWEEMAVLCEETPLPIALDEELIGVFSSEEKKKLIQTIQPQYIILKPSLVGGFAGSDSWINLAETNSIGWWITSALESNVGLNAISQYTFTKNSTLPQGLGTGSLYTNNIKSPLKVCNGTIQYDTNKQWETALLK, encoded by the coding sequence TTGAAAGCAACTCACAAAAAACACACGCTCAATTTTAAACGTCCCAGCGGAACTTCCCGGGGCGTTTTGCGTACCAAAGAAACTTGGTTTTTAATACTTGAAAATAATAAAAAATGGGGTGTTGGTGAGTGTGGCATCTTGCGAAGCCTAAGTATTGATGATCGTCCAGATTATGAAGAAAAGTTAAAATGGGTATGTGATAATATTGAAAAAGGTAAAGAATATTTATACCATCAACTTACCGAGTTTCCATCTATTCAAATAGGGGTAGAAACTGCTTTTGCATCTTTACAAGCTCAAGACCCTTTTCAAATTTTTCAGTCGCAATTTTCTACTGGAAAAGCTACTATACCAATCAATGGGCTTATCTGGATGGGAGATAAAGACTTTATGAAAAAACAAATTTCAGAAAAATTAAAAGAAGGATTTCAATGCATAAAAATGAAAATTGGTGCTATTGATTTTGATACTGAAATAGAATTATTAAAATCTATTAGAAAAGAGTTTTCTGCTTCTGAAATAGAATTGCGTGTAGATGCCAATGGAGCCTTTAACCCTTCCGAAGCTTTAGAAAAACTTAAAACATTATCAGAATTACAATTGCATTCAATTGAGCAGCCTATAAAACAAGGTCAATGGGAAGAAATGGCTGTTCTTTGCGAAGAGACACCACTTCCTATCGCTCTAGATGAAGAGTTGATAGGTGTATTTTCTTCAGAAGAAAAAAAGAAATTAATACAAACGATACAACCGCAATATATTATTTTAAAACCAAGCCTTGTAGGTGGTTTTGCAGGTAGTGATAGTTGGATTAATTTGGCCGAAACAAATTCAATAGGTTGGTGGATTACCTCTGCTCTAGAAAGTAATGTGGGATTAAATGCTATTTCGCAATATACATTCACAAAAAACAGTACATTGCCACAAGGATTAGGTACCGGAAGTTTGTATACAAATAATATTAAATCTCCTTTAAAAGTTTGTAACGGAACCATACAATATGATACTAACAAGCAGTGGGAAACTGCTTTATTAAAATAA
- a CDS encoding CPBP family intramembrane glutamic endopeptidase → MFIKQAFNYLHDSWRYIVGAVVIFIASQLGALPFVLIAALKVMGEGGDITSLDDPATLMTALDSNLTLFLMLLSFVIGLVAVVLIVKYLHNQPLKAVTTSRKKVDWGRIWFSFLLVAIPTILLTVVDYYSNPDDYIVQFEAVPFIILAIIAILMIPLQTSFEEYLFRGYLMQGIGVIAKNRWLPLIITSVVFGGLHFFNPEVDKLGNIIMIYYIGTGFFLGIITLMDEGMELALGFHAGNNLIAALLVTADWTVFQTNSILKDISNPSAGFDILIPVLVMYPILIGIMAWKYKWTNWREKLFGNITPPPKLSEEQIEY, encoded by the coding sequence ATGTTCATAAAACAAGCTTTCAATTATCTACACGATTCTTGGCGCTACATAGTTGGCGCTGTTGTTATATTTATTGCATCTCAATTAGGAGCTTTACCATTTGTGTTAATTGCTGCATTAAAGGTTATGGGAGAAGGTGGAGATATTACCTCTTTGGATGATCCGGCTACATTAATGACAGCCTTAGACTCAAACTTGACACTCTTTTTAATGTTGCTAAGCTTTGTTATTGGTCTTGTTGCTGTAGTATTGATTGTAAAATATTTACATAATCAACCGCTTAAAGCTGTTACAACTTCTCGTAAAAAAGTAGATTGGGGCCGCATATGGTTTTCATTTTTATTGGTAGCTATACCCACAATCTTACTAACGGTAGTTGATTATTATTCAAATCCAGATGACTATATTGTTCAGTTTGAAGCAGTACCTTTTATCATTTTGGCAATTATTGCTATATTAATGATACCGTTGCAAACCAGTTTTGAAGAATATCTGTTTCGAGGATACTTAATGCAAGGTATTGGTGTTATAGCAAAAAACCGTTGGTTACCATTGATAATTACATCAGTTGTTTTTGGAGGCCTTCACTTTTTTAATCCCGAAGTAGATAAACTAGGTAATATTATTATGATATATTACATTGGTACCGGTTTCTTTTTGGGTATTATAACTTTAATGGATGAAGGTATGGAGCTAGCTCTTGGCTTTCACGCCGGAAACAATCTTATAGCTGCGCTTTTAGTAACAGCAGATTGGACCGTTTTTCAAACCAACTCTATTTTAAAAGACATTTCAAATCCTTCAGCCGGATTTGATATCCTAATTCCTGTTCTTGTAATGTATCCTATCTTAATTGGTATTATGGCTTGGAAGTACAAATGGACTAATTGGCGAGAAAAGCTCTTCGGAAATATTACACCACCACCAAAACTTTCTGAAGAACAGATTGAATATTAG
- a CDS encoding VWA domain-containing protein, giving the protein MKSITTIFCVFFTAIILQAQQVTVTGIVTDETNTPLTGVNILIKNSSKGTQTDFDGAYQLKASIGDELEFNYVGYKTVTRKVKNNKAINVQMNPGAELEEVVMMYDAAAEKKVILRGMVSTSQLSPPPYPTNNQVSDNESYAKIEENIFKSVVTAPLSTFSIDVDKAGYSNIRRMINNGQKIPKDAVKIEEMINYFNYNYPQPNKNEPFSILTEVANSPWNSGTKLVKIGLKGKDIATEHTPASNLVFLLDVSGSMNSENKLGLLKSAMGVLVDKLREEDRVSIVVYAGAAGTVLEPTSGANKDKIMEAIDKLRAGGSTAGGEGIKLAYKIAEENFIKNGNNRVILATDGDFNVGASSDRAMEDLIEEKRKSGVFLTCLGFGMGNYKDSKMETLADKGNGNHAYIDTMQEAKKVLGTEFFGTIYTIAKDVKLQVEFNPKKVQAYRLIGYENRLLNDEDFNDDTKDAGELGSGHTVTALYEIIPVGVDSKYLKDIDDLKYTNTTNTSKNSNELLTVKFRYKNPDEDTSHLIVKSLNDETRNIQNTSTDFQFSAAVALFGQQLRDSKFIETQNREKVIQLAEAGRGDDNEGYRAEFIRLVKSYK; this is encoded by the coding sequence ATGAAATCAATAACCACTATTTTCTGTGTTTTCTTCACAGCAATTATTCTTCAAGCCCAACAAGTTACTGTAACCGGAATCGTTACAGATGAAACAAATACTCCGCTTACTGGAGTTAATATTTTGATTAAAAACTCAAGTAAAGGAACTCAAACCGATTTTGATGGAGCGTATCAGCTTAAAGCTTCTATTGGTGATGAACTTGAGTTTAATTATGTGGGTTACAAAACAGTTACTAGAAAAGTAAAAAATAATAAAGCAATTAATGTGCAGATGAACCCAGGAGCTGAACTAGAAGAAGTTGTTATGATGTACGACGCAGCAGCTGAAAAAAAAGTGATATTAAGAGGCATGGTCTCTACGTCTCAGCTTAGTCCTCCTCCATACCCAACAAACAATCAGGTTTCTGATAACGAATCATATGCAAAGATTGAAGAAAATATTTTTAAGAGTGTAGTAACCGCTCCCTTATCTACCTTTTCAATTGATGTGGATAAAGCCGGATACAGTAATATACGTAGGATGATTAATAATGGTCAAAAAATTCCGAAGGATGCTGTTAAAATTGAAGAAATGATTAATTACTTTAATTATAATTATCCTCAACCTAATAAAAATGAGCCTTTTTCAATACTAACAGAAGTGGCTAATTCACCTTGGAACTCTGGAACTAAGTTGGTTAAAATTGGTTTAAAAGGAAAAGATATAGCAACAGAACATACACCTGCTAGTAATTTAGTTTTTTTACTGGATGTTTCAGGCTCTATGAATTCAGAAAATAAACTTGGGTTACTTAAATCTGCAATGGGTGTGTTGGTTGATAAACTACGTGAGGAAGATAGAGTAAGTATTGTAGTTTATGCAGGAGCAGCAGGAACTGTTTTAGAACCTACAAGCGGTGCTAATAAAGATAAAATTATGGAAGCTATTGATAAATTAAGAGCAGGAGGATCAACAGCTGGGGGCGAAGGTATCAAACTTGCCTATAAAATTGCTGAAGAAAATTTTATTAAAAATGGTAATAATCGTGTAATTCTAGCCACCGATGGTGATTTTAATGTAGGAGCATCAAGTGATAGAGCCATGGAAGATTTGATTGAAGAAAAGCGTAAAAGTGGAGTGTTTTTAACGTGTCTTGGATTTGGAATGGGTAATTACAAAGATTCCAAAATGGAAACCTTAGCAGATAAAGGGAATGGTAATCACGCTTATATTGATACTATGCAAGAAGCCAAAAAAGTGTTGGGAACCGAGTTCTTCGGAACTATCTATACTATAGCAAAAGACGTAAAGTTACAGGTAGAGTTTAATCCTAAAAAAGTTCAAGCTTATAGATTAATAGGTTATGAAAACCGTCTATTAAATGATGAAGATTTTAATGATGATACTAAAGATGCAGGTGAGTTAGGCAGCGGTCATACCGTTACAGCTCTTTATGAAATAATTCCTGTTGGTGTTGATAGTAAATATTTAAAAGATATTGATGATTTAAAATATACCAACACCACAAATACTTCAAAAAATAGCAACGAACTTTTAACGGTAAAATTTAGATATAAAAACCCTGATGAAGATACAAGTCACTTGATTGTTAAATCACTTAATGATGAAACGCGAAATATTCAAAACACGTCAACAGATTTTCAATTTTCGGCAGCTGTGGCATTATTTGGGCAGCAATTGCGCGATTCAAAATTTATAGAAACTCAAAACCGTGAAAAGGTAATTCAATTGGCCGAAGCCGGAAGAGGCGATGATAATGAAGGTTATAGGGCAGAATTTATAAGATTGGTGAAAAGCTATAAATAA
- a CDS encoding CAL67264 family membrane protein, with amino-acid sequence MNKNTVLAWATFIMIIVGLGLIAMGAFKYDDVAGWGFASVGIGFFAIAWVFNALKGRV; translated from the coding sequence ATGAATAAGAATACAGTATTAGCTTGGGCTACATTTATAATGATTATAGTGGGATTGGGACTAATTGCCATGGGTGCTTTTAAATATGATGATGTTGCCGGATGGGGGTTTGCATCGGTAGGAATTGGTTTTTTTGCTATTGCTTGGGTTTTTAATGCACTTAAAGGACGAGTATAA